Proteins co-encoded in one Flavobacterium sp. M31R6 genomic window:
- a CDS encoding sugar MFS transporter: MKNITIKLALFINYFVFAALLNSVGLLIQKSQNMYGVSEVQASVLEPAKDLTIAFVAFLIGSLLPKLGYKKGMLISLAVVFTGCFVMYFGDSFWSVIVLFACTGFSFAIIKVSVMALIGVVTDTEKQHKAFMSYIESVFMLGIVFAYVIFPMFYSETDPKAWLNVYLVLAGLIALVFVFILTSKFNLPKVENPKSFQEDFKDMLGLLKRPLILLFAVFAFMYVMTEQGIMSWLPTFNQKVLHLNERLAGQMAVILMLSIAFGRFVSGIIVKRIHWYVFLTICLFAAASLVVFVLPMASGIEIREINMLSEVPLIGFVFPLIGLFLAPIYPIVNSTIISATEKNFHGAVAGLLTFFSAIGGTCGSVIIGYLFQKIGGSKAFYFSLIPLTVLVVVLFFINKITKKNEVLT, translated from the coding sequence ATGAAGAACATCACCATTAAGCTCGCATTATTTATCAATTATTTTGTTTTCGCAGCCCTTTTGAATAGTGTGGGATTGTTGATTCAAAAGTCTCAAAATATGTATGGTGTTTCTGAGGTACAAGCAAGTGTTTTGGAACCTGCCAAAGATTTAACCATTGCATTTGTTGCTTTTTTGATAGGTTCATTGCTTCCTAAGTTAGGTTATAAAAAAGGAATGTTAATCAGTTTGGCTGTAGTTTTTACAGGGTGTTTTGTGATGTATTTTGGGGATTCGTTTTGGAGTGTCATCGTGCTATTTGCTTGTACAGGGTTTTCGTTTGCGATAATCAAAGTGTCTGTTATGGCTTTAATAGGTGTAGTTACCGATACTGAAAAACAGCATAAGGCCTTTATGAGTTATATCGAAAGTGTTTTTATGTTAGGGATTGTGTTTGCCTATGTGATTTTTCCAATGTTTTATAGTGAAACCGATCCGAAAGCTTGGCTCAATGTTTACTTGGTTTTAGCGGGATTGATAGCCCTTGTTTTTGTTTTTATTTTAACCTCAAAATTTAATTTGCCCAAAGTAGAAAACCCTAAATCTTTTCAAGAAGATTTTAAAGATATGTTGGGTTTGTTGAAAAGACCTTTGATTTTGCTTTTTGCTGTTTTTGCTTTTATGTATGTGATGACCGAACAGGGAATAATGTCTTGGTTACCTACTTTTAATCAAAAAGTATTGCATCTTAACGAAAGATTAGCGGGTCAGATGGCCGTGATTTTAATGCTCTCTATTGCCTTTGGGCGTTTTGTTTCGGGGATAATTGTCAAGAGAATTCACTGGTATGTTTTTTTGACTATTTGTTTATTTGCGGCCGCGAGTTTAGTTGTCTTTGTTCTGCCAATGGCTTCTGGAATTGAGATTAGGGAGATTAATATGTTATCCGAAGTTCCATTAATAGGATTTGTGTTTCCATTGATTGGTTTGTTTTTGGCCCCCATTTATCCAATAGTAAATTCAACAATTATAAGTGCTACTGAGAAAAATTTTCATGGAGCTGTTGCTGGTTTACTTACTTTTTTCTCCGCAATTGGAGGAACTTGCGGATCGGTAATTATTGGATATTTATTCCAAAAAATTGGAGGAAGTAAAGCGTTCTATTTTTCGCTAATTCCTCTGACAGTTCTAGTTGTTGTTCTCTTTTTTATTAATAAAATAACTAAAAAAAATGAAGTTCTTACTTAA
- a CDS encoding GyrI-like domain-containing protein, giving the protein MKNKIIIGFSLLLSFFLIWYLFIKENDYRISFTVKAATGTVFQGIKEWSAVQLEKEKESYKIIAKNNFDFIQQKMTKGNSQMEYTWEMVSINDSMTRVNVGIKELGHGLYNKITAPFWNTSFKVGQIKKIKSFKEGLNDHISKFKYKIDGEGSSKEEFVAYLSLKSVLQTKAQTMIGNDGLITGFLQIHNIKIQGRPYVEVTKWDLDKETLDFNYCFPIDKNTKIIADKDVKFKTIPPMKGLKATYYGNMRTSDRSWFALLDYAKKNGYELNNKPLEHFFANPFDGGDELTWKTEVIIPFEKK; this is encoded by the coding sequence ATGAAAAATAAAATTATAATTGGTTTTAGCTTATTGCTATCGTTTTTTTTGATTTGGTATTTGTTTATAAAAGAAAATGATTATAGGATTTCGTTTACTGTAAAAGCTGCAACTGGAACTGTTTTTCAAGGAATTAAAGAATGGAGTGCAGTTCAATTAGAAAAAGAAAAAGAAAGTTATAAAATCATTGCTAAGAATAATTTTGATTTTATCCAGCAAAAAATGACTAAAGGTAATTCTCAAATGGAATATACTTGGGAAATGGTCTCTATAAATGATTCAATGACGAGGGTAAATGTGGGCATAAAAGAGTTGGGACATGGATTGTACAATAAAATTACCGCTCCATTTTGGAATACATCATTTAAAGTAGGTCAAATAAAAAAGATAAAGTCTTTTAAAGAGGGTTTGAATGACCATATTTCAAAATTTAAATACAAAATTGATGGAGAAGGTTCGTCAAAAGAAGAGTTTGTGGCATACCTATCATTAAAAAGTGTTTTGCAAACCAAAGCACAAACCATGATTGGGAATGATGGGTTAATTACTGGTTTTCTGCAAATTCATAATATTAAAATTCAGGGAAGACCTTATGTTGAGGTTACAAAATGGGATTTGGATAAAGAAACGCTAGATTTTAATTATTGTTTTCCAATTGATAAAAACACGAAAATTATTGCCGATAAGGATGTAAAGTTTAAAACTATTCCACCAATGAAAGGTTTGAAAGCGACTTATTATGGTAACATGAGAACGTCAGATCGTTCTTGGTTTGCGTTGTTAGATTATGCAAAAAAGAATGGTTATGAGCTAAATAATAAGCCGTTGGAACATTTTTTTGCAAATCCTTTTGATGGGGGGGATGAACTTACTTGGAAGACTGAAGTTATTATTCCTTTCGAAAAAAAATAA
- a CDS encoding carbohydrate kinase family protein, with translation MNEIDILCVGEVLVDFIGHQEGVLINETRDYHRYLGGSPTNVAMNSTRLGLNTIMVATVGNDGFGSYITERLTSVGINTNHVNVLDDKSTSVIFVSRSEGTPDFIPYRSADCCIYEEQISKEILSNTKIFHTTCFALSKNPAQKTILKKAQEAHDLGCRLSIDVNYARKLWKSQEKAFKVIKTYCQFNPLIKISEDDMLRLFEKELPHEEIFDFFHHQGVDTVCLTLGSKGVKLSQKGKEVIQMPAIKIDKVMDSTGAGDAFWSGFLFAYIKEKSINECLDIALKLAALKLQNVGRLPDNINILSKLL, from the coding sequence ATGAACGAAATAGATATCCTTTGTGTTGGTGAAGTTCTTGTAGATTTTATTGGTCATCAAGAAGGAGTGCTTATTAATGAAACTAGGGATTATCATAGGTATTTAGGAGGTTCGCCTACTAACGTTGCTATGAATTCAACAAGATTAGGTTTGAATACTATCATGGTTGCAACAGTAGGCAACGATGGTTTTGGTTCCTATATTACAGAACGGTTAACGAGTGTTGGAATAAATACAAACCACGTTAACGTTCTAGATGATAAATCGACTAGTGTTATTTTTGTTTCGAGGTCCGAGGGGACACCAGATTTCATACCGTATCGTTCAGCAGATTGTTGTATTTATGAAGAACAAATTTCCAAGGAAATACTATCCAATACCAAGATATTTCATACTACTTGTTTCGCATTAAGTAAAAATCCTGCTCAGAAAACTATCTTAAAGAAAGCACAAGAAGCACACGATTTAGGATGTCGGCTTAGTATCGATGTTAACTATGCAAGAAAGCTATGGAAAAGTCAAGAGAAGGCTTTTAAAGTAATCAAAACCTATTGCCAGTTTAATCCATTAATAAAAATTAGTGAAGATGATATGCTCCGCCTTTTTGAGAAGGAACTTCCTCATGAAGAAATATTTGATTTTTTTCACCATCAAGGAGTAGATACTGTTTGCTTAACTCTGGGTAGCAAAGGGGTGAAATTATCACAAAAAGGGAAAGAAGTAATACAAATGCCAGCGATAAAAATTGACAAAGTGATGGACTCCACTGGAGCAGGAGATGCTTTTTGGTCCGGATTTTTATTTGCTTATATAAAGGAAAAATCAATTAATGAATGTTTGGATATCGCTTTAAAATTAGCAGCTTTAAAACTGCAAAATGTAGGTCGATTACCGGATAACATAAATATCCTTTCTAAACTTTTATAA
- a CDS encoding MFS transporter, protein MNFKAKMSFWQIINMNVGFFGIQYSFGLQQSAVNPIYDFLHASPDQIPILNLAGPLTGLLIQPIIGAMSDKTWHPRWGRRKPYFFIGAIVCSIALFLFPFSSSLWMAAGLLWILDVGNNTAMEPYRAFIADTLNEDQQPMGFQAQSFFTGFGQFLAYISLFLFPIFFVGYTGSLPTWIYASFFLGAVLSVTSIWWSMSKTKEIPPTADELTILKAEPLNVFSPFIDIYKAVLGMPTVMWQLFLVYLFQWYALQCYWQNNAKSIALSVWNVTPKNAVGYEKAVEWNGLIGAFGFIVTFSVAFYLAVLAKKHGAKIVHFVCLLLGAISFLWFPIVQNQYVFFAVVIGYGIAWASMMGIPYLMVVAVVPKERYGVYMGIINMMIVIPMIIQNLSFGYILKHFLNNDPRQAINFAGVLLVTAALCTLLIKIKKTKLSE, encoded by the coding sequence ATGAATTTTAAAGCAAAAATGAGTTTTTGGCAAATTATCAATATGAATGTTGGTTTTTTTGGCATTCAGTATAGTTTCGGATTGCAACAAAGTGCTGTAAATCCGATTTATGATTTTTTACATGCAAGTCCAGATCAAATTCCTATATTAAATCTTGCCGGGCCATTGACGGGTTTATTGATTCAACCCATTATCGGGGCAATGAGTGATAAAACTTGGCATCCAAGATGGGGAAGACGTAAGCCTTACTTTTTTATTGGTGCAATAGTTTGTAGTATTGCTTTATTTTTATTCCCATTTAGTAGTTCATTATGGATGGCTGCAGGTTTGCTTTGGATTCTAGATGTTGGTAATAATACTGCTATGGAGCCTTATCGTGCCTTTATTGCGGATACATTGAATGAAGACCAGCAACCGATGGGTTTTCAAGCGCAAAGTTTTTTTACTGGTTTCGGGCAGTTTTTGGCTTATATTTCTCTTTTTCTATTTCCAATATTTTTTGTCGGTTACACTGGATCTTTGCCCACTTGGATTTATGCCTCCTTTTTTCTAGGGGCAGTACTTTCTGTAACTTCCATTTGGTGGAGTATGAGCAAAACAAAAGAAATCCCTCCAACAGCAGACGAATTAACCATTTTAAAAGCAGAACCTTTAAATGTTTTTTCGCCTTTTATTGATATTTACAAAGCGGTTTTAGGGATGCCAACAGTAATGTGGCAACTGTTTCTGGTGTATTTGTTTCAGTGGTATGCTTTGCAGTGCTATTGGCAAAATAATGCAAAAAGTATTGCTTTGTCCGTTTGGAATGTAACGCCAAAGAATGCAGTAGGATATGAAAAAGCAGTGGAGTGGAATGGATTGATCGGTGCTTTTGGGTTTATAGTTACATTTTCAGTAGCCTTTTATTTGGCAGTATTAGCCAAAAAACATGGTGCAAAAATAGTTCATTTTGTATGTCTTTTATTAGGAGCTATTTCTTTTTTGTGGTTTCCAATAGTTCAAAACCAATATGTGTTTTTTGCTGTAGTTATTGGCTACGGTATTGCTTGGGCAAGTATGATGGGAATTCCTTACTTGATGGTCGTTGCTGTTGTTCCAAAAGAGCGTTATGGAGTCTATATGGGAATTATTAATATGATGATTGTGATTCCAATGATTATTCAAAACCTTTCATTTGGTTATATTTTAAAGCATTTTTTAAATAATGATCCTCGACAAGCAATCAATTTTGCAGGAGTATTGTTAGTTACTGCTGCTCTTTGTACATTATTGATTAAAATAAAAAAGACAAAATTAAGTGAATAA
- a CDS encoding trehalase family glycosidase has protein sequence MKFLLKVDQVFEALLLQEDTDYDKKITKDDLGPKIFVLVDENTKEKQIIEGTYHLSNLLQELALLKENGEVLGEVDLDYIQENPVERISRKIKEDYWDELTRTIDKKGLKLIIEDVKTSNELATLYVSEKDSQGVAYFKELEKELENFEVIVMPSVISEDYVATLDHKPGILALALQKKVYSLQGVPFVVPGGRFNEMYGWDSYFIGVGLLIDRKLDKAIAIAENFKYQILHYGKILNANRSYYLTRTQPPLYSSLLVAIVKEGNVSQEWLQSHLETVILEYNTVWMVQGNRLTPTGLSRYKADGIGMPFEVEPGHFDDVLEPYAIKYNLPIREFEKQYLARTITDPELDLYFVHDRSMRESGHDTTNRLINTCANLNSVDVNSFLYKYEKDIESLISDYFEGSFTVEKVTYTPSEWAKKAEFRKEKMNELCWNENASMYFDYDFVNKKQFPFEAATTFFPLWAGLCDEHQAQKLVENALPLFIKMGGITGSTQNSWLESDPNAPQRQWDYPFGWAPHQMLLWEGLLKYDYKDKAQEMVYRWLWLITKNAVEYNGTIPEKFDLETSSHKVFAEYGNVGTEFDYIAKEGFGWVNASYQYGLQILDGELIDELNRLTSPDELF, from the coding sequence ATGAAGTTCTTACTTAAAGTCGACCAAGTGTTTGAAGCGCTGTTGCTTCAAGAAGATACGGATTATGATAAAAAAATTACCAAAGATGATTTAGGGCCAAAAATATTTGTGTTGGTAGATGAAAATACCAAAGAAAAGCAAATTATTGAAGGGACTTATCATTTGTCAAATTTACTACAAGAATTGGCTTTGCTAAAAGAAAATGGAGAAGTGTTAGGAGAAGTAGATTTGGATTATATCCAAGAAAATCCTGTGGAAAGAATTTCCAGGAAAATCAAAGAAGATTATTGGGACGAACTGACTCGGACTATTGATAAAAAAGGGTTGAAGCTAATTATTGAAGATGTAAAAACTTCCAATGAATTAGCCACTCTATATGTTTCTGAAAAAGATTCTCAAGGTGTTGCTTATTTTAAAGAATTAGAAAAGGAGTTGGAAAACTTCGAAGTGATCGTTATGCCTTCAGTTATTTCTGAAGATTATGTAGCAACATTAGATCATAAGCCAGGGATTTTAGCTTTAGCCTTACAGAAAAAAGTTTACAGTTTACAGGGAGTTCCTTTTGTGGTGCCAGGGGGAAGATTCAATGAAATGTACGGCTGGGATAGTTATTTTATTGGAGTTGGATTATTGATTGACAGAAAGTTAGATAAGGCAATTGCTATAGCCGAGAATTTTAAATATCAAATCCTGCATTACGGAAAAATCTTAAATGCCAATCGCAGTTATTACCTCACCAGAACACAGCCGCCTTTGTATTCTTCACTACTGGTCGCTATTGTTAAAGAGGGTAATGTCAGTCAAGAATGGTTGCAAAGCCATCTGGAAACCGTGATTTTAGAGTACAATACGGTTTGGATGGTACAAGGAAATAGGTTGACACCAACAGGCTTGAGTCGATATAAAGCGGATGGTATAGGAATGCCTTTTGAGGTGGAACCAGGTCATTTTGATGATGTATTAGAACCGTATGCAATTAAATATAATTTGCCAATCAGAGAATTCGAAAAACAATATTTGGCCAGAACGATTACCGATCCAGAATTGGATTTGTATTTTGTACACGATCGAAGTATGCGTGAAAGCGGTCACGATACAACCAATCGCTTAATTAATACGTGTGCCAATTTGAATTCAGTTGATGTCAATAGTTTTTTATACAAATATGAAAAAGACATCGAAAGTTTAATCAGTGATTATTTTGAAGGTTCATTTACTGTTGAAAAGGTAACATATACTCCAAGTGAATGGGCTAAGAAGGCCGAGTTCAGAAAAGAGAAGATGAATGAATTGTGTTGGAATGAAAATGCAAGCATGTATTTTGATTACGATTTTGTAAACAAAAAACAATTTCCATTTGAAGCAGCGACGACATTCTTTCCTCTTTGGGCGGGATTATGTGACGAACATCAAGCTCAAAAGTTAGTAGAAAACGCTTTGCCTCTTTTTATAAAAATGGGTGGAATTACAGGAAGTACCCAAAACAGTTGGTTAGAATCGGATCCAAATGCTCCACAACGACAATGGGATTACCCTTTCGGTTGGGCGCCTCATCAAATGTTGTTATGGGAAGGATTACTGAAATATGATTATAAAGATAAAGCTCAGGAAATGGTTTATCGTTGGCTTTGGTTAATTACAAAAAATGCCGTAGAATACAACGGAACTATTCCGGAAAAGTTTGATTTAGAGACTAGTTCGCATAAAGTTTTTGCCGAATATGGAAATGTGGGAACTGAGTTTGATTACATTGCAAAAGAAGGTTTTGGTTGGGTAAATGCATCGTATCAGTATGGCTTGCAAATTTTGGATGGTGAATTAATAGACGAATTGAATCGATTGACATCTCCAGACGAATTGTTTTAG
- a CDS encoding vanadium-dependent haloperoxidase, which translates to MKSKLYTIAAVCLLFISCGKHEKIVVSASDFRAAVDTVSEIMIHDIFSPPVASRIYAYPNIAAYEVIAQNSKTYASLQGQLNGLDSIPILDSKAGVNQKLAAIIAHMEVSKQLIFSEDALEKFRDSLYKKWEGENSKEFEVSKEYGLKVAERIKKWMGKDNYKQTRTLPKFSVFASQPGRWQPTPPAYMDGVEPHWGEIRTMVLDSASQFKPTPAIPFSLDKKSAYFKEVMEIYSISLKISEGLKKSEESKSNPVPEESKVAVFWDCNPYVTVSQGHMMFAKKKNTPDAHWIGITKIACVKTNADFEKTVYAYTKTSIGIFESFISCWDEKYKSNMVRPETVINQNIDENWKPLLQTPPFPEYTSGHSVVSTCSAALLTTIFGDNFAFVDDSEIPFGLPTRKFSSFKAAAKEAANSRMYGGIHYRAAVENGVVQGQNIGDFIISKLKMVK; encoded by the coding sequence ATGAAGTCTAAATTATATACGATAGCAGCAGTTTGTTTGCTTTTTATTTCATGTGGAAAACATGAAAAAATAGTCGTGTCAGCCAGTGATTTTCGTGCTGCGGTTGATACCGTTTCAGAAATAATGATTCATGATATTTTTTCTCCTCCTGTAGCAAGTAGAATATATGCATACCCAAATATTGCAGCTTATGAAGTTATTGCCCAAAACAGCAAAACATACGCAAGTTTACAAGGTCAGCTGAATGGATTGGATTCTATCCCAATATTGGATTCTAAAGCAGGTGTCAACCAAAAGTTGGCTGCGATAATTGCACACATGGAAGTAAGCAAGCAATTGATTTTCTCTGAAGATGCATTGGAGAAATTTAGAGATAGTTTGTATAAAAAATGGGAAGGCGAGAATTCAAAAGAATTTGAAGTTTCCAAAGAGTATGGATTGAAAGTTGCCGAGCGTATTAAAAAATGGATGGGAAAAGATAATTACAAACAAACTAGAACCTTGCCTAAATTTTCAGTATTTGCGAGTCAACCTGGAAGATGGCAACCCACTCCACCGGCTTATATGGATGGAGTTGAGCCGCATTGGGGAGAGATAAGAACGATGGTTTTAGATTCGGCTTCACAGTTTAAACCGACTCCAGCAATACCTTTTTCATTAGATAAAAAGTCAGCTTATTTCAAGGAAGTAATGGAGATTTACAGCATAAGTCTAAAAATTTCTGAAGGATTAAAAAAATCGGAAGAATCTAAAAGCAATCCAGTTCCAGAGGAATCAAAAGTTGCCGTTTTTTGGGATTGTAACCCTTATGTGACCGTAAGTCAAGGTCACATGATGTTTGCCAAAAAGAAGAATACTCCAGATGCACACTGGATTGGTATAACCAAAATTGCATGTGTAAAAACCAATGCCGATTTTGAAAAAACAGTTTATGCTTATACCAAGACATCAATAGGGATTTTCGAGTCGTTTATCAGTTGTTGGGACGAGAAATACAAAAGTAATATGGTGCGTCCTGAAACGGTAATCAATCAGAATATTGATGAGAATTGGAAACCCTTGTTACAAACACCTCCATTTCCTGAATATACAAGTGGACATTCTGTAGTTTCAACTTGTTCTGCAGCACTTTTAACCACCATTTTTGGAGATAATTTTGCTTTTGTTGATGATTCAGAAATTCCTTTTGGATTACCAACAAGAAAATTTTCATCTTTTAAAGCAGCGGCAAAAGAAGCGGCAAATAGTAGAATGTATGGAGGAATACATTACAGGGCGGCGGTTGAAAATGGAGTTGTTCAAGGTCAAAATATAGGGGATTTTATTATTTCAAAATTGAAGATGGTTAAGTAA
- a CDS encoding glycosidase has protein sequence MQQNSKKISNGVMLNVYPDSIGEKFNDTIAMLKMAEFKDVFSLIYVLPTFFNSDLDRGFSIIDYDINKDLVDIKDLKDLDELQIKLKFDIVLNHLSVASPQFKDMLQHGKQSKFKDFFINWNEFWEGNGVKNEDGIVIPKPEFLNKLFMRKSGLPILKVRFPDGTEQPYWNTFYQQITYNPITVADLQNVKGLTDEQSLFVVAVINTAIKENQDFTTIDFEDCTPLKSEFLQIVEQKRSYLGQMDVNAASSLVWDFYEETLKKLNGYGCNILRLDAFAYLHKQVGESNFFNKPGTWEYLERIKKIAQQNNLMLLPEIHAEYGLHLHDEVANEGYYIYDFFLPGLTIHTIENKTSKALLSWAKEIIAKGYKTVNMLGCHDGIPVLDLKGKEVNGVYNKGLLEDAEIESIMNKIMERGGRVKNLYDPSGNKISYYQINATFFSALGEDEQKLLLARVIQMFMPGIPQVWYLDIFAGKNNYEAADNGGSAGHKEINRTSLTMKDISQGLKTEVVNKQLEIMHLRNTSNAFSGQVEINDAVDAIIDIKWVNGNTVAHLKANLETNGFTIDHTVNGMTSTMGF, from the coding sequence ATGCAACAAAATAGTAAAAAGATCAGTAATGGTGTAATGCTCAATGTTTATCCAGATAGTATTGGAGAAAAATTTAATGACACCATAGCCATGCTAAAAATGGCAGAGTTTAAAGATGTATTTTCTTTAATATACGTGTTGCCTACCTTTTTTAATAGTGATTTAGATAGAGGTTTTTCTATTATTGATTATGATATAAATAAAGATTTAGTAGATATAAAAGATTTAAAGGACTTGGATGAGCTCCAGATAAAGTTGAAATTTGATATTGTGTTAAATCATCTTTCTGTGGCTTCTCCTCAGTTTAAAGACATGCTGCAACACGGTAAACAATCTAAATTTAAAGATTTTTTTATCAATTGGAATGAGTTCTGGGAGGGAAATGGAGTGAAAAATGAAGATGGAATTGTAATTCCAAAACCAGAGTTTCTCAATAAATTATTCATGAGAAAGTCCGGGTTGCCCATATTGAAAGTCCGTTTTCCGGATGGTACAGAACAGCCTTATTGGAATACTTTTTATCAGCAAATAACCTATAATCCGATTACTGTAGCAGATTTACAAAATGTAAAAGGATTAACAGACGAGCAAAGTTTATTTGTTGTTGCTGTAATTAATACCGCAATTAAGGAGAATCAAGATTTTACGACCATTGATTTTGAAGATTGTACTCCTTTGAAATCAGAATTTTTACAAATTGTAGAACAAAAACGTTCCTATTTGGGACAAATGGATGTCAATGCTGCATCATCTTTAGTATGGGATTTTTATGAGGAGACACTAAAGAAATTAAATGGTTATGGTTGCAATATCCTTCGATTAGATGCTTTTGCCTATTTGCATAAACAAGTAGGGGAGTCCAATTTTTTTAATAAACCCGGAACTTGGGAATATTTAGAGCGTATTAAGAAAATAGCCCAACAAAATAATTTGATGCTATTGCCAGAAATTCACGCAGAATATGGTTTGCATTTACATGATGAGGTAGCCAATGAAGGATATTATATCTATGACTTTTTCTTACCAGGTTTAACGATACATACTATCGAAAATAAAACTAGTAAAGCCCTGTTAAGTTGGGCTAAGGAAATTATTGCTAAAGGATATAAAACAGTAAACATGCTTGGTTGCCATGACGGAATACCTGTTCTAGATTTGAAAGGTAAGGAGGTAAATGGTGTTTATAATAAAGGATTGTTAGAAGATGCCGAGATAGAAAGTATCATGAATAAAATCATGGAACGTGGTGGTCGTGTAAAGAATCTGTACGATCCTTCAGGGAATAAAATTTCTTATTATCAAATAAATGCTACATTCTTTAGTGCACTAGGTGAAGACGAACAAAAGTTACTCCTTGCAAGAGTCATTCAAATGTTTATGCCAGGAATACCGCAGGTTTGGTATTTAGATATTTTTGCAGGTAAAAACAATTATGAAGCTGCAGATAATGGTGGTAGTGCCGGACATAAAGAAATTAATCGTACCTCGTTGACAATGAAGGATATTTCGCAAGGGCTTAAAACGGAAGTTGTAAATAAACAATTAGAAATTATGCACTTAAGAAATACTTCAAATGCGTTTTCAGGTCAGGTTGAAATAAATGATGCTGTAGATGCTATTATAGATATCAAATGGGTGAACGGTAACACAGTTGCGCACCTAAAGGCAAATCTTGAAACCAATGGTTTTACAATTGACCATACGGTAAATGGAATGACAAGCACTATGGGTTTCTAA
- a CDS encoding CBS domain-containing protein, with protein MTVNQILSTKGREVYSIVSTITVFEALRVMGEKNIGAILVIEDGALKGILSERDYARKIVLKDKSSKKTPVSEIMENDVVTVKPSDNLDYCMELMSKRRIRHLPVIENGEIIGLVSIGDVVKSIIEIQKETIKHLDSYISQ; from the coding sequence ATGACTGTAAATCAAATACTAAGCACAAAAGGAAGAGAGGTTTATTCTATTGTTTCGACCATTACCGTTTTCGAGGCGTTGAGAGTAATGGGGGAGAAAAACATAGGAGCTATTCTTGTAATTGAAGATGGAGCTTTAAAAGGAATTCTATCAGAAAGAGATTATGCTAGAAAAATTGTTTTAAAAGATAAGTCTTCAAAGAAAACACCTGTTAGCGAAATCATGGAGAATGATGTGGTGACTGTTAAACCATCCGATAATTTAGATTATTGTATGGAATTAATGAGTAAAAGAAGAATCAGACATTTACCAGTGATTGAAAATGGAGAGATAATTGGACTTGTTTCAATTGGTGATGTCGTAAAATCAATAATAGAAATTCAAAAAGAAACCATAAAACATTTGGATTCCTACATTTCACAATAA